The Campylobacter concisus DNA segment CAAGTGCCTCTCTTTTTTGAGCGATCTCGTAGCGTGAGTAGCCTTGTGCTTGCTTGTAGTCCTCGTAAATTTCTATGACACTTTTAGTAAGCTTTTTATCTTCAAAGATGATCTTTTCACTAAACAAAAAAACTCCATTTTCATTTAGTCCGTTATAAATTTTTTGCACTAGATCAGCCCTTTTTGGCGGTCTGATAAACTGCAAAGTATAGTTTGCTAAAACTGCGTCAAAGCCCACTAACTCACACTTTAAAATATCATCAAGCAAAAATTTTATCTTTGCTCCATAAGCTTTTGCCTTATTTTTGGCATTTGTTAGCATCGCCTCAGAGTTATCCACGCCGCTTAGCACGAGGTCGTTTCTAAGGTTGTTTAGCAAAAGCAGGCTATTTGCCGTAGAGCAGCCAAGGTCGCATACACTTGCATCTTTTGGCAAAATTTTAGCAAGTAGCTTTGCGTTTAGATTTGAGCTCACATCGTAAAACGGCACCGAGCGCGAGATCATATCATCAAAAACGCTCGCCACAAAGTCATCAAACTCAAACTGCTTGCTTATAGGCTCTTTAAAAATTTCATCTCTCATATACCAGCTCCGTATCCGTCAAAGTATCTCATTGTCTCGTTGCCAAAAAGATCGCACACGCCAACACAAGCTCTAGCTGCGTTTATATCGCATTTGATCTGTTCTTTTAGCTCTTCAAGTGTGTCAAATTTTTTATTATCTCGCAAGCGTTTTATAAAACAAACTGCGACATGCTTCGCTACTTTTGGCGCGACCTCGTCTAAGATGTGTGTCTCGACGCTAAAATTTCCATCCGTACTAAGTCTATTTCCTATAAAAGTGACCGAGCCATAGGTATATGAGCCCATTCTCGTTCTTGTGGCGTACACGCCGTCTTTAGGCAATAAATAGTTTTTTACATCCAAATTTAGCGTTGCAACTAGCTCCTTTGCACCGATGCCCTGCCCTTTTATCACGTTGCCCTCGACCGAGTACTCCCTGCCTATTAGCCTGTTTGCCTCTTCGATATTGCCTTGGCGTATCAGCTCCCTA contains these protein-coding regions:
- a CDS encoding bifunctional riboflavin kinase/FAD synthetase, with translation MPNFSTLLTKDNITAVAIGHFDGVHRGHKQLLKQLGEFGGLVVIDKNKANITPKLKRAEYSNYPCFLYDFESIKGLSGEEFIAMLKHDFKNLKKIVVGFDFRFGRNRAWDKHDLKRIFDGEVVVVDEVCYDGMGVHSSSIRELIRQGNIEEANRLIGREYSVEGNVIKGQGIGAKELVATLNLDVKNYLLPKDGVYATRTRMGSYTYGSVTFIGNRLSTDGNFSVETHILDEVAPKVAKHVAVCFIKRLRDNKKFDTLEELKEQIKCDINAARACVGVCDLFGNETMRYFDGYGAGI
- the cmoA gene encoding carboxy-S-adenosyl-L-methionine synthase CmoA; its protein translation is MRDEIFKEPISKQFEFDDFVASVFDDMISRSVPFYDVSSNLNAKLLAKILPKDASVCDLGCSTANSLLLLNNLRNDLVLSGVDNSEAMLTNAKNKAKAYGAKIKFLLDDILKCELVGFDAVLANYTLQFIRPPKRADLVQKIYNGLNENGVFLFSEKIIFEDKKLTKSVIEIYEDYKQAQGYSRYEIAQKREALENVLVPYTEEENRSLALNAGFKRVESIFKWGNFMSFLAFK